The region ACATCACTGCTACGCGATTTGAAATATGTCGAACAGCAGCGAGGTCATGGGCAATGAAAAGATACGTGAGCTTTAATTTTTGTTGGAGATCCATCAGTAAATTCAAAATTTGAGCTTGAATTGAGACATCGAGGGCTGAAATCGGTTCATCTGCTACAATGAATTTTGGATTCAGTGCTAACGCTCGAGCAATACCGATACGTTGACGCTGCCCTCCGGAAAACTCGTGCGGATAGCGACGGATAAATTTCGGATCGAGTCCCACGAGCTGCAACAGTTCGTGAACTCTCCGTTCAAGCGCTTTTCCTCGAGCAATGCCAAAAACGCGAAGTGGTTCGGCGACAATGCTTCCGACCGTCATGCGTGGATTTAAAGAGGCATAGGGGTCTTGAAAAATCATTTGAAAATTCATTCGCTCACGGCGCAAATTATTTTCAGAGAGTTTCGTGATATCTCTCCCCTGAAACATGACCCTTCCAAGGGTCGGTTCAATGAGGCGTAAAAGGGCTCTTCCTGTGGTCGATTTTCCGCATCCCGACTCTCCAACAAGACCTAAGGTTTCACCGGCGTAGATGCTGAAATCAATGCCATCCACGGCGCGAACATGCCCCACGGTTTTTCGAAAAAGAGTCCCTTTTTCCACCGGAAAATGGACTTTTAAGTTTTCAACATTGACCAATGTTTCAGCCATGATCTTTGATCCTCACAACAGGAACTGATGGCGTTTCCACCTCTTTTGCTCGCCAGCAATGAGAATAATGACCCTCTCCGAATTCCATGGCGATCGGATATTCCTTACGACAATGATCGATGACATATTCACAGCGCGGAGCAAACGGACATCCTGGCGGAAGTGTCACTAAGTCCGGGGGATGCCCCATAATTGTCGCAAGCCTCTCGGACCTCGCTTCATCGAGACGTGGAACAGAGCGAAGGAGTCCAAGAGTATAGGGATGTTTCGGTTTTCCAAAGATTTCATCGCTTGTTCCATATTCAATAATGCGACCTGCATACATCACCGCAATGTGATCACACATCGATGCAGCAGCTCCGAGATTATGGGTGACTAAAATAATGGCCATGCCGAACTCTTTTTGAAGATTTTTCAGAAGATCCAAAATCTGTGCCTGGATCGTCACATCAAGCGCTGTTGTCGGTTCATCGGCAATGAGAATTTGGGGTTGGCAAAGAAGGGACATGGCGATCATCACTCGCTGACGCATGCCGCCTGAAAATTGATGCGGATAATCGTGGACGCGCGATTTGGCACTTGGAATGCCGACAATATCGAGCATTTCAACAGCTTTCTTCAATGCCTCTGTTTTGGAAAGATGTTTGTGGTGTTCTAAGACTTCCGTCAATTGTCGCGAAATTTTGAGAAATGGATTTAACGATGTCATCGGATCTTGAAATATCATCGAAATATGATTGCCCCGAATTTTACAGATTTCATTTTCGGGAAGTTTGAGAAGATCTCGACCTTCGAAAAAAACTTCACCGGAAACAATTTTTCCCGGTGGTTGCGGAATGAGTTTGAGCATGGAGAGATTCGTAATACTTTTCCCTGAACCCGATTCTCCGACAATGCCGAGTGTTTGTCCCGGAAGAAGATCAAAGGTAACACCATCAACAGCTTTGACCACTCCTTCACGAGTATAAAAGTAGGTTTTCAAATCACGAACTGAAAGAATGGGGTCGGTCACTGTTTCATCCTTGGGTCAAGTGCATCACGAAGTCCATCCCCGAGATAATTAAGTGCAAAAAGAAGTGTTGCAAGTAAAAGTCCTGGGAAAATAATCAGCCAGGAATAGAGTTCCATGGCTTGAGCTCCATCGGAAGCAAGGCTTCCCAGAGAAGCCATGGGAGCTTGAACCCCGAGACCTAAGAAACTTAAAAATGCTTCCGCTAAAATAACCTGCGGAACGGTCAAGGTCGAATAGACAATAATGGGTCCCATCGCATTTGGGATGAGATGCCGAAAAATAATATGTCGTTTGCGAACGCCGATGGAGTGCGCTGCCTCGATAAATTCTTTGTGTTTGAGCGAAAGAATTTGTCCACGGACGATACGTGCCATCGTCAGCCATTCTACAGCGCCAAGAGCGATAAACAGAAGAATGATATTTCGTCCAAAAAGGGTCATTAAAATAATGACGAGAAAGATATAAGGAAGCGCGTACATGATGTCGACAAAGCGCATCATCATGGCATCGAGTTTTCCTCCACAATAACCCGCGACAGCACCATAGATGATTCCAATAAAGAAACTGACAATGGTCGCGACAAATCCGACGGCAAGGGAGATACGAAGGCCGTAGAGACAACGGGTGAAAAGATCTCTGCCGAGAACATCGGCTCCAAGCCAGTGTTCAAAACTGGGTGGTGCCCCAATTTTATCGTAGTTGACCGCATCGAATTCATACGGAGCAATCCAGGGAGTCAAAATGGCGAGAATGAGTAAAATGACGACATAGATGCCACTGATGAGGGCGGCTTTGTTACGAATGAGTCGATACCACGCGTCTTTCCAAAGACTCGTTCCTGCTTCAAGTGCTTGTTCACTTATCAATTCTTCGATGTCCTGCTCTTGCGTTGCCATCTTTACGTTCCTCTCACGAGAGTCTCTTCTCAATCATATCGAATACGCGGATCTAAAAACGTATAGGCAATATCAACGATGAGATTAAAAAGAAGAAGAAGCGATGCATAAAAAATCACCATTCCCATGGTCATCGTGTAATCACGATTGAGGGCGCTATTCACAAAGTGACGACCAATTCCAGGAATGTCGAAAATTTTTTCAATGACGAGTGAACCTGTTAAAAGGGATGCACAAGCA is a window of Deltaproteobacteria bacterium RIFCSPHIGHO2_02_FULL_44_16 DNA encoding:
- a CDS encoding peptide ABC transporter substrate-binding protein, translating into MAETLVNVENLKVHFPVEKGTLFRKTVGHVRAVDGIDFSIYAGETLGLVGESGCGKSTTGRALLRLIEPTLGRVMFQGRDITKLSENNLRRERMNFQMIFQDPYASLNPRMTVGSIVAEPLRVFGIARGKALERRVHELLQLVGLDPKFIRRYPHEFSGGQRQRIGIARALALNPKFIVADEPISALDVSIQAQILNLLMDLQQKLKLTYLFIAHDLAAVRHISNRVAVMYLGKIVEIANHDEIYLQPEHPYTQALLSAVPIPDPQIERQRKRVVLKGEVPSPLNPPSGCRFHTRCPYAMPHCATIEPPLKDYGRSGHLTACHLMELPKPPHLGPQTPRVA
- a CDS encoding peptide ABC transporter ATP-binding protein, with amino-acid sequence MTDPILSVRDLKTYFYTREGVVKAVDGVTFDLLPGQTLGIVGESGSGKSITNLSMLKLIPQPPGKIVSGEVFFEGRDLLKLPENEICKIRGNHISMIFQDPMTSLNPFLKISRQLTEVLEHHKHLSKTEALKKAVEMLDIVGIPSAKSRVHDYPHQFSGGMRQRVMIAMSLLCQPQILIADEPTTALDVTIQAQILDLLKNLQKEFGMAIILVTHNLGAAASMCDHIAVMYAGRIIEYGTSDEIFGKPKHPYTLGLLRSVPRLDEARSERLATIMGHPPDLVTLPPGCPFAPRCEYVIDHCRKEYPIAMEFGEGHYSHCWRAKEVETPSVPVVRIKDHG
- a CDS encoding peptide ABC transporter permease, which translates into the protein MATQEQDIEELISEQALEAGTSLWKDAWYRLIRNKAALISGIYVVILLILAILTPWIAPYEFDAVNYDKIGAPPSFEHWLGADVLGRDLFTRCLYGLRISLAVGFVATIVSFFIGIIYGAVAGYCGGKLDAMMMRFVDIMYALPYIFLVIILMTLFGRNIILLFIALGAVEWLTMARIVRGQILSLKHKEFIEAAHSIGVRKRHIIFRHLIPNAMGPIIVYSTLTVPQVILAEAFLSFLGLGVQAPMASLGSLASDGAQAMELYSWLIIFPGLLLATLLFALNYLGDGLRDALDPRMKQ